A window of the Hordeum vulgare subsp. vulgare chromosome 5H, MorexV3_pseudomolecules_assembly, whole genome shotgun sequence genome harbors these coding sequences:
- the LOC123395842 gene encoding zinc finger protein 8-like has protein sequence MAMSEQDGQHATNGLPGDAANGAVDIDSFSQLPFVRPKPPPAMEAGGSSPTSSIRLFGFDFPPDGAASSVTDGDAAAVSSTAPGQATAAGSASAGASGGSGGRKFECHYCCRNFPTSQALGGHQNAHKRERQHAKRAQFQSAMAMQGHYPAHVYPAFGSGYHHRFVAGPPHMSRYEPPPHYPSWSNHHHLAPTMPAAVPRYYGSGPGSVSQPINGSPVPASALWRVPGVSVATPAAPRQERPTPLTLAGRDDMAVAWERRGQAGSASSASSASSSSQHEAVRHGGEAAEKRANVSLDLTL, from the coding sequence ATGGCCATGAGCGAGCAAGATGGGCAGCACGCCACCAACGGCCTTCCCGGGGATGCGGCCAACGGCGCCGTCGACATCGACTCCTTCTCGCAGCTCCCGTTCGTGCGGCCCAAGCCGCCCCCGGCGATGGAGGCCGGCGGGTCCAGCCCCACGTCGTCCATCCGTCTCTTCGGCTTCGACTTCCCGCCCGACGGCGCGGCGTCCTCCGTCACCGACGGCGATGCTGCCGCTGTCAGCTCCACTGCTCCAGGccaggcgacggcggcggggtcGGCGTCGGCCGGTGCAAGTGGCGGCAGCGGCGGCCGCAAGTTCGAGTGCCACTACTGCTGCCGGAACTTCCCGACGTCGCAGGCGCTGGGGGGACACCAGAACGCGCACAAGAGGGAGCGGCAGCACGCGAAGCGCGCGCAGTTCCAGAGCGCCATGGCCATGCAAGGCCACTACCCCGCCCACGTGTACCCCGCCTTCGGCAGCGGCTACCACCACCGCTTCGTCGCCGGGCCTCCGCACATGAGCCGCTACGAGCCGCCGCCGCACTACCCCTCGTGGTCCAACCACCACCACCTGGCGCCCACCATGCCAGCGGCGGTGCCCAGGTACTACGGCAGCGGCCCCGGCTCCGTGTCCCAGCCGATCAACGGCAGCCCGGTGCCGGCGTCGGCGCTCTGGCGGGTCCCAGGCGTCAGCGTGGCGACACCCGCAGCGCCGCGGCAAGAGCGGCCAACGCCCTTGACTCTCGCCGGGCGTGACGACATGGCGGTGGCGTGGGAAAGAAGAGGACAAGCCGGCTCGGCGTCGTCGGCGTCATCAGCGTCGTCGTCTTCGCAGCATGAGGCCGTGCGCCACGGGGGAGAAGCCGCCGAGAAGAGGGCAAACGTGAGCCTGGATCTCACCTTGTAA
- the LOC123397650 gene encoding uncharacterized protein LOC123397650 produces the protein MGNSYGNGGSSSGHLRAPEMPLHLCFFLLVLFVFLGFSWYMSYESVVETFADQGKLLLMVSPLALLLAVRLLSSGDGDGRRVDQLLSMSMPERDSIHRAGGSPWGVGLLLVLLLVMVSYQSNFREKWFAL, from the coding sequence ATGGGGAACTCGTACGGCAACGGCGGCTCGTCGTCGGGCCACCTGCGGGCGCCGGAGATGCCGCTGCACCTGtgcttcttcctcctcgtgctgTTCGtcttcctcggcttctcctggtaCATGAGCTACGAATCGGTGGTGGAGACCTTCGCCGACCAGGGGAAGCTCCTGCTCATGGTGTCGCCGCTCGCGCTGCTCCTCGCCGTGCGGCTGCTGTCGAGCGGCGACGGCGATGGGCGGCGCGTCGACCAGCTGCTGTCCATGTCCATGCCGGAGAGGGACTCCATCCACCGCGCCGGGGGGTCGCCGTGGGGCGTCGGGCTCCTGCTCGTGCTGCTCCTCGTCATGGTCTCCTACCAGTCCAATTTCCGGGAGAAGTGGTTCGCGCTCTAG